The window ACGCCCGAGATGCAATCGTCGAGCGCGACCACGTCGTAGTCCCGCAGATAGGCCTCGCGGATGCTGGTCTCCACGCACGCATTGGTGGTAGTGCCCGCCACGAACAGGGTGCGAGTGCCCAGCATCTTCAGCATCATCTCCAGCCGCGTCTCGTAGAACGCGCCGAAGCGGTGCTTGCGGATCACATAAGCCGGATTGACTGCAGCGAGCGCCTTGAGCTCCTCGACGATCTCCTCGTCCCAGCTTCCCGCAAGCGCGGAAACCTGCTTTCGCCGCGAGGTGTGGCCGGCGAGCTTCTTGCGGGCCCGGCTCGCATCGACGGCGAAGTGTTCCTGCACGGTCCAGATCACCGGAATGCCGGCGGCCTGGCAGCGGGGGATCAGTTCGGCCAGCGTCGGCACGATCGCCGAGAGGCGCTTGGTGTCGACGCCCGAGATGCCGAGCGTGCCCTTGTCGTGGATGAATGCGTTCTGCAGGTCGATGACCAGCAGGGCCGAGGTGCGGGGATCGAGGTTGTCGAGGGTCATTTATTTTTCCTTCATGTCGATGCCGAGCACGCCATTGCGCCCCCAGCTGTCCTTGGGCGTGTCGTGGATCACGACGTGCAGGTGATCGGGCTTGCAGTCTGCATGGTCGACCATGGCCTGCGTGATGGCCTTGACCAGGTTGCGCTTCTGCTCGACCGTACGGCCTTGCCACATCTCGACGATCACGAATGGCATGTCATTTCTCCTTGGGTTGGTTGCTGGCCCATCGGGGCACCGGCGGCGAAAAGCCTGTGACGAAATCGCTGCTGGCCCGGTCTTCTCCGCGCACGAGCCAGAGCGGACGGGTCGTGTAATTGATGAGCGGCTGCTCCTCCATCGCGACCCAGTTCGCGAGCGCCCGGCCGTCGCGCACGAAGTGGCTCGTCCCCGGCATGTAGCGAAGGACATAGAGCGGCGACGCCAAGTCCAACGCAGGCAGATCTTCCGCAACCCGTGCGAGGTCCACGCAGGCCAGCGGCCGCGCCGCGGCCACCAGCACCACCGCACCCGCCAGCGGCATCGCCGGCCAGTAGCGCCCCTCGCGGCCTTCCTCCACGAAGCGCTGGTAGGCCGCGGCCTCCAGGTACAGCTCGGTGTCCCACAGGACGATGTCGGGGCCGACCAGCGCTTCCACGCCGTCCACGACCGCGGGGTCCTCGCAGAGGTCCAGCAGCAGCCAGGGATCGACCAGCGGATCTCCGTGGCGCCAGGGGTTGTGGAGGCCCGACAGCCGCTCCCGCCGCGGGCGCCGCGCACGCTGCGCGAGCTCGAGTGCAGCATCGTTCAGCGCGTCGAGACGCTCGCCGAGACTGCGCGCGACAGGCGCGGCACTGCCCCTGATCGGCGTGTCCAGTCCGGTTTCCATGTGGCGCGCCGTCAGGCCGGAACGGTGAGGCAGCGCCCGCGGCCGAAGTGGCTCTCGTCGACCACGCCGTTCTCGTAGAGCACCGCACCGCGGGACACGGTGAGCACCGGCCAGCCCTTGAGCTTCCAGCCTTCGTAGATGCAGGTGCCTTTGCCGGTGTGCTCGACGGTGCGCTCCTCGTCGAGGTCGACCAGCACCAGGTCGGCATCGAAGCCGACCTCGATGTTGCCCTTGCGCGGCCAGAGGCCGAAGCGGCGTGCCGGATTGGCGGAGTTGATCTGCACCAGCCGCGACAGCGGCAAGCCGCGCTGGTGCACACCGAAATGCAGCATCAACGAGAGTTCCCAGGGGAAGGACACCACGCCCGGCAGTTCGGTCCAGAGGTCTTCGAGCTTCTTCGGCAGGAAGGGCACATGGTCGGTGCCCAGGCTGTAGACCGAGCCGTTCAGCACGCCGCGCCAAAGGCCCTCCTGCTCTTCCTTGTCGCGCAACGGCGGCGAGATCTTCGCGCGCATGTCCAGGTCACTGTCGTAGGCGGTGCGCGTCAGGTAATGGGGGCAGGTCTCGACCGTGACATGCACCCCGCGCGCCTGCGCCTCGGCGGCGAGCACGGGGC is drawn from Variovorax sp. PBS-H4 and contains these coding sequences:
- a CDS encoding resolvase, with product METGLDTPIRGSAAPVARSLGERLDALNDAALELAQRARRPRRERLSGLHNPWRHGDPLVDPWLLLDLCEDPAVVDGVEALVGPDIVLWDTELYLEAAAYQRFVEEGREGRYWPAMPLAGAVVLVAAARPLACVDLARVAEDLPALDLASPLYVLRYMPGTSHFVRDGRALANWVAMEEQPLINYTTRPLWLVRGEDRASSDFVTGFSPPVPRWASNQPKEK
- a CDS encoding tautomerase family protein, coding for MPFVIVEMWQGRTVEQKRNLVKAITQAMVDHADCKPDHLHVVIHDTPKDSWGRNGVLGIDMKEK
- a CDS encoding isochorismatase family protein, translating into MTLDNLDPRTSALLVIDLQNAFIHDKGTLGISGVDTKRLSAIVPTLAELIPRCQAAGIPVIWTVQEHFAVDASRARKKLAGHTSRRKQVSALAGSWDEEIVEELKALAAVNPAYVIRKHRFGAFYETRLEMMLKMLGTRTLFVAGTTTNACVETSIREAYLRDYDVVALDDCISGVNGEWEQTAKKVWKQYFCEISDSKEMRAWVEEKAAPRTLGFGHMLLMVQDVPRSVGFYVDQLGFSIRPAKPLADGRPFTAFHQGMAVVAGRAPSHRQIDHIAFEVNDVRALRDKLKKSDVEFQQDLHDGPYGLTIYVTDPDGTRVELYQVGVTA